In a single window of the Pieris rapae chromosome 9, ilPieRapa1.1, whole genome shotgun sequence genome:
- the LOC111001116 gene encoding formin-like protein 6 isoform X2, which translates to MGNAQGGEKQPKTGKSPAKGRHFMRSLNKRASGREKKGRKKSTAKQAAIDREFDKTSESDNNETVEASDNDTVECVFKTSRVEGGAESSVQSEVTVTRCEPSPRSPTRDQSPAAAAQTSSPADPSTSDSVFTDPLSPLTPLAVELNQCYYSAESDSAQDDHQRTLTPLDINALTHFDYSDRTTPEMPHEENSSRDVKKENSDICDDKSVRDESVKVMGAFSSKLKDEPVDRRTHECSHDFLDNRLKTSPGQTSFTLSRHRKVELPPVGADSSLSVLESEPDRRHSSVSDVPLPESNVLRKVASLTLEKHSEIKVVRPKYVPEKLDFQLYEKFEGQMLLNWFMSSAEANITKNISNSQDLRTLGIQYCTHLLAAGVLCQISDKDAPAEKIFKPNLMYYWAHMEPPVSQPHTPGRLHTISWPPQMESFSEKNNLSTQPLPQNNFEDIRDISEARQVIADLIRKLQELEYKLEHSKEHSIGILNLKNVYSNNFFKDRQKIEMISREIQTININNDDGRLAGKTVISPSKPESLIRTSVNNDCSIAVSKLDQDKCYDVLGDPEQRSVKIENYCKLNKSRECNLILKNDDYSEKRSSSDIVNKLEKQQINKTQKINRLSSNNLNLNVSHDSSSDASYVSTTGDVTLNQTILSEEKRLFRSLSPPPMQVLYAKQDLHQDIASELSSLDFTQSEQSWKSIEAEKSDMSLSGNMTELQKSQTNNSSALDIKHIPKSLSESDKRSEKATSVLSTSSITTDASQPLAENMLEQQPPPLPGMSPSPPPTPGTKSTTTSISVNESGPPVPPLPDISTLNALTPPSPPPPPTSYVLSLSQVNDKTVTPSRTPMEAPALSRADLDVREASQKRINSPPPLHISIPSMASPTKKMLELAPLPPQNRDQPPMPGMGPMPCMGPPPPPMPGMGPSPPPIPGMGPPPPPMPGMGPPPPPMPGLGPPPPPMSGMGPPPPPMPGMGPPPPPMPGMGPPPPPMPGMGPPPPPMPGMGPPPPPMPGMGPPPPPMPGMGPPPPPMPGMGPPPPPMPGMGPPPPPMPGMGPPPPPLPGIGLSVTPHVGPPPPPIPGFGPPSPLMTEMGPPPPPGVPPPPTGPAPFPTPPVGGWSMQRSTLRKPPIKPAAPMKPLYWTRILANNAQNGQGEIDSGFKPLWLEIDETKLDNIDEFMDLFSRQVVKAPVKKKVEVKTKIQPVKILDSRRSQNVGIFVQSSHLEFSEIENAIYNFDTSVVSLEVLQQMYELRATSEELEMIKEHLKNKPEIPLDKPEAFLHDLSGIPNFAERISCFMFQAEFEDAVNTTMHKLDNLKHTCEFLINNESLKQLFAIILTLGNYMNGGNGQRGQADGFGLEILAKLKDVKSKQSTVTLLHFIVKTYMRQRGGALSTECTLPVPEPGDVQRAAAIDFADVAASLISLRKQLEGCKEKMRKVIDAYERNPADKANENKRIEVFKDKMTTFIDAAEEKLKTEDENLSECKNKFISTVKFYQYKPRCGSVDDCEPKEFFSLWTSFCSDFKDIFKKEEQLAIKEKLKETKKMHEVRKAQTVTQPKKEGGLKARLQKMSSVRK; encoded by the exons atgggCAACGCTCAAGGTGGAGAAAAACAGCCTAAAACAGGAAAGTCTCCAGCAAAGGGCAGACATTTCATgagaagtttaaataaaagggCCTCGGGGAGAGAGAAAAAGGGCCGTAAAAAGAGCACTGCGAAACAAGCGGCAATAGATAGGGAGTTTGATAAGACTTCGGAATCAGATAACAATGAAACGGTTGAGGCATCTGATAACGATACGGTCGAGTGCGTGTTTAAAACATCACGAGTGGAAGGGGGCGCGGAGTCGAGTGTTCAGTCAGAGGTAACGGTGACCAGGTGCGAGCCGAGCCCGCGGTCACCGACCCGCGACCAGTCTCCCGCCGCCGCCGCGCAAACCTCCTCACCCGCGGACCCATCCACGTCCGATTCAGTGTTTACAGACCCTCTGAGCCCTCTTACGCCGCTTGCCGTCGAACTTAACCAATGCTACTACTCCGCAGAGAGTGACAGCGCGCAAGACGATCACCAACGCACTCTCACCCCTCTTGACATTAATGCGCTCACACATTTCGACTATTCCGACAGAACAACACCGGAAATGCCGCACGAGGAAAATTCCTCACGTGacgtaaaaaaagaaaacagtgACATATGCGATGACAAAAGTGTCAGGGATGAAAGTGTTAAGGTTATGGGTGCATTTTCATCGAAATTAAAGGATGAGCCGGTTGATCGAAGAACGCATGAGTGCAGCCATGACTTCCTTGATAACCGGCTGAAGACTTCTCCAGGACAAACGTCCTTTACATTGTCCAGACATCGGAAAGTTGAACTGCCTCCTGTGGGTGCAGATTCATCACTATCGGTACTAGAGAGCG aGCCAGATCGAAGACATTCGAGTGTAAGCGATGTCCCTTTGCCGGAGTCGAACGTGTTGAGAAAAGTGGCATCTTTGACATTGGAAAAGCATTCAGAAATCAAAGTTGTTCGTCCCAAGTATGTTCCCGAGAAACTAGATTTCCAACTGTATGAAAAGTTCGAAG GACAGATGCTTCTAAATTGGTTTATGTCATCGGCCGAAgcaaacataacaaaaaacatatcaaacaGCCAAGATCTCCGAACTCTTGGTATACAGTATTGCACTCATTTGTTAGCAGCTGGTGTGTTATGTCAAATATCGGATAAAGATGCACCCgcagaaaaaatattcaag CCTAATTTAATGTACTACTGGGCACATATGGAGCCACCAGTCTCACAACCACATACACCAGGACGTCTGCACACAATATCATGGCCACCTCAAATGGAGTcattttctgaaaaaaataatttaagtactcAGCCTCTcccacaaaataattttgaagatATAAGGGATATTTCTGAAGCTAGACAAGTTATTGCggatttaataagaaaactgCAGgaattagaatataaattagaaCATTCTAAGGAACACTCCATAggcatattaaatttgaaaaatgtgTATTCAAATAACTTCTTTAAAGATAGACAGAAAATAGAGATGATTAGTCGagaaattcaaacaattaacATAAACAATGATGATGGTAGGTTGGCTGGAAAAACTGTGATATCACCATCTAAACCTGAATCTTTAATAAGAACAAGTGTAAATAATGATTGTAGTATAGCAGTAAGTAAATTGGATCAAGATAAATGTTATGATGTTTTAGGAGACCCTGAACAAAGATctgttaaaatagaaaattattgtaagttAAATAAGAGCCGAGAAtgcaatttaatacttaaaaatgacGATTATTCAGAAAAGCGAAGTAGTAGtgatatagtaaataaattagaaaagcagcagattaataaaacacaaaaaataaatcgactatcaagtaataatttaaatttaaatgtgtcaCATGACAGTTCTTCAGATGCTTCATATGTCAGTACTACTGGTGATGTTACTCTAAATCAAACTATTTTAAGTGAAGAGAAGAGGCTGTTCAGATCTCTTAGTCCTCCCCCAATGCAAGTTTTATATGCAAAACAAGATTTGCATCAAGATATTGCATCAGAATTATCATCATTAGATTTTACACAATCAGAACAGAGCTGGAAATCAATTGAAGCAGAAAAAAGTGACATGTCTCTTTCAGGAAACATGACAGAGTTACAAAAGTCTCAAACAAATAATTCATCTGCTTtagatataaaacatattccaAAATCCTTATCAGAAAGTGATAAGAGGTCAGAAAAAGCTACATCAGTTTTATCAACATCATCTATAACTACAGACGCCTCACAACCTTTAGCAGAAAATATGTTGGAGCAACAACCTCCACCTCTCCCAGGAATGTCACCTTCACCACCACCTACTCCAGGGACAAAATCCACTACTACATCCATTTCTGTCAATGAATCTGGTCCTCCTGTTCCTCCTTTACCTGATATATCTACATTAAATGCCCTAACACCCCCATCACCTCCACCACCCCCAACATCCTATGTCCTGTCTCTATCACAAGTTAATGATAAAACTGTAACTCCATCCCGTACACCTATGGAGGCTCCTGCATTATCCAGGGCCGATTTAGATGTACGAGAAGCCTCacaaaaacgtattaattcCCCACCACCCCTTCATATTTCAATACCATCTATGGCTTCGCCAACCAAAAAGATGTTAGAATTGGCTCCTTTACCTCCACAAAATCGTGATCAGCCGCCTATGCCCGGTATGGGGCCAATGCCCT GTATGGGTCCCCCGCCGCCGCCAATGCCCGGTATGGGTCCCTCGCCACCGCCAATTCCCGGTATGGGTCCCCCACCGCCGCCAATGCCCGGTATGGGTCCCCCACCCCCGCCAATGCCCGGTTTGGGGCCCCCGCCTCCGCCAATGTCCGGTATGGGTCCCCCGCCACCGCCAATGCCCGGTATGGGGCCCCCGCCACCGCCAATGCCCGGTATGGGTCCCCCACCGCCGCCAATGCCCGGTATGGGTCCACCTCCCCCGCCAATGCCCGGTATGGGTCCCCCGCCACCGCCAATGCCCGGAATGGGTCCACCTCCCCCGCCAATGCCCGGTATGGGTCCACCTCCCCCGCCAATGCCCGGTATGGGTCCCCCGCCACCGCCAATGCCCGGAATGGGTCCACCTCCCCCGCCAATGCCCGGTATGGGTCCACCTCCCCCACCATTACCAGGAATTGGTCTGTCAGTAACACCTCATGTCGGACCTCCACCCCCTCCTATACCAGGTTTTGGTCCTCCGTCTCCTCTCATGACTGAAATGGGCCCTCCTCCGCCCCCAGGCGTTCCACCGCCACCTACGGGACCTGCCCCCTTTCCGACACCCCCCGTTGGTGGTTGGAGTATGCAAAGATCCA CTCTGAGAAAACCTCCCATCAAGCCAGCAGCACCCATGAAGCCTCTATATTGGACACGAATTTTGGCAAATAACGCACAAAATGGTCAAGGCGAAATTGATTCTGGATTCAAGCCATTATGGCTGGAAATTGACGAAACAAAATTGGACAACATCGATGAATTCATGGATCTCTTTTCTAGACAAGTCGTCAAAGCCCCAGTAAAGAAGAAAGTAGaagtcaaaacaaaaatacagccagtaaaaatattagacaGTAGGCGGTCACAAAATGTTGGTATATTCGTACAAAGTTCACACTTAGAGTTTTCCGAGATTGAAAACGCCATATACAATTTTGATACGTCGGTTGTGAGTTTAGAAGTTTTGCAACAGATGTATGAGTTG CGTGCAACGAGTGAAGAGTTAGAAATGATAAAAGAACATTTGAAAAACAAACCTGAAATACCGTTGGATAAGCCCGAAGCGTTTTTACATGACCTCTCGGGAATACCAAACTTTGCAGAACGGATATCATGTTTTATGTTCCAAGCGGAGTTCGAGGATGCTGTTAACACAACTATGcataaattagataatttGAAACATACATGTGAg ttcctaataaataatgaatctcTAAAGCAGCTATTTGCCATAATTTTAACTCTTGGGAATTATATGAATGGAGGAAATGGTCAGAGAGGGCAGGCTGATGGTTTTGGCCTAGAAATCTTAGCTAAATTAAAGGATGtgaag TCAAAGCAATCAACAGTAACGCTGCTGCACTTTATAGTGAAGACGTACATGCGTCAACGCGGGGGCGCACTGTCTACAGAATGCACGCTGCCTGTGCCCGAGCCGGGTGACGTACAGCGAGCGGCTGCTATCGACTTTGCAGATGTTGCTGCTAGCCTTATTTCACTGCGGAAGCAACTTGAAG gttgtaaagaaaaaatgaGAAAGGTCATAGATGCCTATGAGAGGAATCCAGCTGATAAGGCAAATGAGAACAAACGAATAGAAGTTTTCAAAGATAAAATGACCACATTTATTGATGCAGCCGAGGAAAAATTAAAGACTGAAGATGAGAACTTGTCTGagtgtaaaaataagtttatatccACTGTGAAATTTTACCAGTACAAGCCTAGGTGCGGCAGTGTTGATGATTGTGAACCTAAAGAGTTTTTTTCATTATGGACTTCATTTTGCAGTGACTTTAAagacattttcaaaaaagagGAGCAGCTGGCAATTAAGGAAAA gttaaaagaaacaaaaaaaatgcatgAAGTAAGAAAGGCTCAAACTGTGACACAACCGAAAAAAGAAGGTGGCCTAAAGGCACGGCTTCAAAAGATGTCCAGTGTCAGAAAatga
- the LOC111001116 gene encoding formin-2 isoform X4, with the protein MRLSTNRVNLTNSSIAQFNYVKFLSKYQSKRKGIQDIVTILGLHRDEIAFYEIQPVKSDDRCGKLQWSQNSLVLCFSKKLCVNFERTMRWYIIVLNIHGKSTRMIFEYDLKRTEVRTKLLIRRCFSNITIYRNKTVCLDIIACRRPRQMLLNWFMSSAEANITKNISNSQDLRTLGIQYCTHLLAAGVLCQISDKDAPAEKIFKPNLMYYWAHMEPPVSQPHTPGRLHTISWPPQMESFSEKNNLSTQPLPQNNFEDIRDISEARQVIADLIRKLQELEYKLEHSKEHSIGILNLKNVYSNNFFKDRQKIEMISREIQTININNDDGRLAGKTVISPSKPESLIRTSVNNDCSIAVSKLDQDKCYDVLGDPEQRSVKIENYCKLNKSRECNLILKNDDYSEKRSSSDIVNKLEKQQINKTQKINRLSSNNLNLNVSHDSSSDASYVSTTGDVTLNQTILSEEKRLFRSLSPPPMQVLYAKQDLHQDIASELSSLDFTQSEQSWKSIEAEKSDMSLSGNMTELQKSQTNNSSALDIKHIPKSLSESDKRSEKATSVLSTSSITTDASQPLAENMLEQQPPPLPGMSPSPPPTPGTKSTTTSISVNESGPPVPPLPDISTLNALTPPSPPPPPTSYVLSLSQVNDKTVTPSRTPMEAPALSRADLDVREASQKRINSPPPLHISIPSMASPTKKMLELAPLPPQNRDQPPMPGMGPMPCMGPPPPPPPGMGPPPPPMPGMGPSPPPIPGMGPPPPPMPGMGPPPPPMPGLGPPPPPMSGMGPPPPPMPGMGPPPPPMPGMGPPPPPMPGMGPPPPPMPGMGPPPPPMPGMGPPPPPMPGMGPPPPPMPGMGPPPPPMPGMGPPPPPMPGMGPPPPPLPGIGLSVTPHVGPPPPPIPGFGPPSPLMTEMGPPPPPGVPPPPTGPAPFPTPPVGGWSMQRSTLRKPPIKPAAPMKPLYWTRILANNAQNGQGEIDSGFKPLWLEIDETKLDNIDEFMDLFSRQVVKAPVKKKVEVKTKIQPVKILDSRRSQNVGIFVQSSHLEFSEIENAIYNFDTSVVSLEVLQQMYELRATSEELEMIKEHLKNKPEIPLDKPEAFLHDLSGIPNFAERISCFMFQAEFEDAVNTTMHKLDNLKHTCEFLINNESLKQLFAIILTLGNYMNGGNGQRGQADGFGLEILAKLKDVKSKQSTVTLLHFIVKTYMRQRGGALSTECTLPVPEPGDVQRAAAIDFADVAASLISLRKQLEGCKEKMRKVIDAYERNPADKANENKRIEVFKDKMTTFIDAAEEKLKTEDENLSECKNKFISTVKFYQYKPRCGSVDDCEPKEFFSLWTSFCSDFKDIFKKEEQLAIKEKLKETKKMHEVRKAQTVTQPKKEGGLKARLQKMSSVRK; encoded by the exons ATGCGGTTATCCACAAATCGTGTTAATTTAACAAACAGTTCCATCGCGCAGTTTAATTATGTGAAATTTTTATCCAAATATCAATCAAAAAGAAAAGGCATTCAGGATATAGTGACTATATTAGGGTTACATAGAGATGAGATTGCATTTTACGAAATCCAACCAGTGAAATCTGATGACCGTTGCGGAAAATTGCAATGGTCACAAAATTCTTTAGTATTGTGCTTTTCTAAGAAGTTGTGTGTTAATTTTGAGAGAACAATGCGGTGGTATATTATTGTGTTGAATATACATGGTAAAAGTACGAGAATGATATTTGAATACGATTTAAAAAGAACAGAAGTGAGAACTAAACTATTGATTAGGCGGTGTTTTTCAAATATCACGATTTACCGTAATAAAACAGTATGTCTCGATATAATCGCTTGCCGTCGTCcac GACAGATGCTTCTAAATTGGTTTATGTCATCGGCCGAAgcaaacataacaaaaaacatatcaaacaGCCAAGATCTCCGAACTCTTGGTATACAGTATTGCACTCATTTGTTAGCAGCTGGTGTGTTATGTCAAATATCGGATAAAGATGCACCCgcagaaaaaatattcaag CCTAATTTAATGTACTACTGGGCACATATGGAGCCACCAGTCTCACAACCACATACACCAGGACGTCTGCACACAATATCATGGCCACCTCAAATGGAGTcattttctgaaaaaaataatttaagtactcAGCCTCTcccacaaaataattttgaagatATAAGGGATATTTCTGAAGCTAGACAAGTTATTGCggatttaataagaaaactgCAGgaattagaatataaattagaaCATTCTAAGGAACACTCCATAggcatattaaatttgaaaaatgtgTATTCAAATAACTTCTTTAAAGATAGACAGAAAATAGAGATGATTAGTCGagaaattcaaacaattaacATAAACAATGATGATGGTAGGTTGGCTGGAAAAACTGTGATATCACCATCTAAACCTGAATCTTTAATAAGAACAAGTGTAAATAATGATTGTAGTATAGCAGTAAGTAAATTGGATCAAGATAAATGTTATGATGTTTTAGGAGACCCTGAACAAAGATctgttaaaatagaaaattattgtaagttAAATAAGAGCCGAGAAtgcaatttaatacttaaaaatgacGATTATTCAGAAAAGCGAAGTAGTAGtgatatagtaaataaattagaaaagcagcagattaataaaacacaaaaaataaatcgactatcaagtaataatttaaatttaaatgtgtcaCATGACAGTTCTTCAGATGCTTCATATGTCAGTACTACTGGTGATGTTACTCTAAATCAAACTATTTTAAGTGAAGAGAAGAGGCTGTTCAGATCTCTTAGTCCTCCCCCAATGCAAGTTTTATATGCAAAACAAGATTTGCATCAAGATATTGCATCAGAATTATCATCATTAGATTTTACACAATCAGAACAGAGCTGGAAATCAATTGAAGCAGAAAAAAGTGACATGTCTCTTTCAGGAAACATGACAGAGTTACAAAAGTCTCAAACAAATAATTCATCTGCTTtagatataaaacatattccaAAATCCTTATCAGAAAGTGATAAGAGGTCAGAAAAAGCTACATCAGTTTTATCAACATCATCTATAACTACAGACGCCTCACAACCTTTAGCAGAAAATATGTTGGAGCAACAACCTCCACCTCTCCCAGGAATGTCACCTTCACCACCACCTACTCCAGGGACAAAATCCACTACTACATCCATTTCTGTCAATGAATCTGGTCCTCCTGTTCCTCCTTTACCTGATATATCTACATTAAATGCCCTAACACCCCCATCACCTCCACCACCCCCAACATCCTATGTCCTGTCTCTATCACAAGTTAATGATAAAACTGTAACTCCATCCCGTACACCTATGGAGGCTCCTGCATTATCCAGGGCCGATTTAGATGTACGAGAAGCCTCacaaaaacgtattaattcCCCACCACCCCTTCATATTTCAATACCATCTATGGCTTCGCCAACCAAAAAGATGTTAGAATTGGCTCCTTTACCTCCACAAAATCGTGATCAGCCGCCTATGCCCGGTATGGGGCCAATGCCCTGTATGGGTCCCCCGCCACCGCCACCGCCAGGTATGGGTCCCCCGCCGCCGCCAATGCCCGGTATGGGTCCCTCGCCACCGCCAATTCCCGGTATGGGTCCCCCACCGCCGCCAATGCCCGGTATGGGTCCCCCACCCCCGCCAATGCCCGGTTTGGGGCCCCCGCCTCCGCCAATGTCCGGTATGGGTCCCCCGCCACCGCCAATGCCCGGTATGGGGCCCCCGCCACCGCCAATGCCCGGTATGGGTCCCCCACCGCCGCCAATGCCCGGTATGGGTCCACCTCCCCCGCCAATGCCCGGTATGGGTCCCCCGCCACCGCCAATGCCCGGAATGGGTCCACCTCCCCCGCCAATGCCCGGTATGGGTCCACCTCCCCCGCCAATGCCCGGTATGGGTCCCCCGCCACCGCCAATGCCCGGAATGGGTCCACCTCCCCCGCCAATGCCCGGTATGGGTCCACCTCCCCCACCATTACCAGGAATTGGTCTGTCAGTAACACCTCATGTCGGACCTCCACCCCCTCCTATACCAGGTTTTGGTCCTCCGTCTCCTCTCATGACTGAAATGGGCCCTCCTCCGCCCCCAGGCGTTCCACCGCCACCTACGGGACCTGCCCCCTTTCCGACACCCCCCGTTGGTGGTTGGAGTATGCAAAGATCCA CTCTGAGAAAACCTCCCATCAAGCCAGCAGCACCCATGAAGCCTCTATATTGGACACGAATTTTGGCAAATAACGCACAAAATGGTCAAGGCGAAATTGATTCTGGATTCAAGCCATTATGGCTGGAAATTGACGAAACAAAATTGGACAACATCGATGAATTCATGGATCTCTTTTCTAGACAAGTCGTCAAAGCCCCAGTAAAGAAGAAAGTAGaagtcaaaacaaaaatacagccagtaaaaatattagacaGTAGGCGGTCACAAAATGTTGGTATATTCGTACAAAGTTCACACTTAGAGTTTTCCGAGATTGAAAACGCCATATACAATTTTGATACGTCGGTTGTGAGTTTAGAAGTTTTGCAACAGATGTATGAGTTG CGTGCAACGAGTGAAGAGTTAGAAATGATAAAAGAACATTTGAAAAACAAACCTGAAATACCGTTGGATAAGCCCGAAGCGTTTTTACATGACCTCTCGGGAATACCAAACTTTGCAGAACGGATATCATGTTTTATGTTCCAAGCGGAGTTCGAGGATGCTGTTAACACAACTATGcataaattagataatttGAAACATACATGTGAg ttcctaataaataatgaatctcTAAAGCAGCTATTTGCCATAATTTTAACTCTTGGGAATTATATGAATGGAGGAAATGGTCAGAGAGGGCAGGCTGATGGTTTTGGCCTAGAAATCTTAGCTAAATTAAAGGATGtgaag TCAAAGCAATCAACAGTAACGCTGCTGCACTTTATAGTGAAGACGTACATGCGTCAACGCGGGGGCGCACTGTCTACAGAATGCACGCTGCCTGTGCCCGAGCCGGGTGACGTACAGCGAGCGGCTGCTATCGACTTTGCAGATGTTGCTGCTAGCCTTATTTCACTGCGGAAGCAACTTGAAG gttgtaaagaaaaaatgaGAAAGGTCATAGATGCCTATGAGAGGAATCCAGCTGATAAGGCAAATGAGAACAAACGAATAGAAGTTTTCAAAGATAAAATGACCACATTTATTGATGCAGCCGAGGAAAAATTAAAGACTGAAGATGAGAACTTGTCTGagtgtaaaaataagtttatatccACTGTGAAATTTTACCAGTACAAGCCTAGGTGCGGCAGTGTTGATGATTGTGAACCTAAAGAGTTTTTTTCATTATGGACTTCATTTTGCAGTGACTTTAAagacattttcaaaaaagagGAGCAGCTGGCAATTAAGGAAAA gttaaaagaaacaaaaaaaatgcatgAAGTAAGAAAGGCTCAAACTGTGACACAACCGAAAAAAGAAGGTGGCCTAAAGGCACGGCTTCAAAAGATGTCCAGTGTCAGAAAatga